Proteins from one Caldalkalibacillus salinus genomic window:
- a CDS encoding S-layer homology domain-containing protein, which translates to MKKGNLRSALMLTLVFALVFSMAAPLAVDAKDNKGKGKDRQTLDIEYKDSDEAPWAGDYINSMTAKDIFTGYTDGTFQPNKPVTRAEAVVTAVRLMGLEEEAQEKDTDVTLQFKDTKQIEKQAPWAKGYLLVALENGLFDAAEDKLQPNKPASRVWVSSLLVRALDLTDEALDVMTETPEFTDTDEIPAGSVGYVNVAVDYDLVTGYTDNTFKPNKPVTRAEMAALLDRTNENLLEQEGAVFVSGEVESVSFDVYEEDSVTDDVYDGELTVKSFSGDTFTFGISSELLVQYGDKFVHADQIAEGDALNLIARDGVVVEAAIIDTTNVDEEALDIVEFKVEGKYENGSKVEWKYKQKHGKVEAKIEEKLNDSKTEIKGSEAQAQLESVLGELQLNAEDTKEDLTNKIVEALPEGDLEKLEVKVKFSNGSKFKVEWKGSEDSQEVIEDKFGIRAFEVKAEFENDAEVEWEYELEEDEVKAEIKAESSDGKVEVKGQEAQEQLESLLEELDLSADMTKEELLNAVLDILPSDRELYELEIEVTFTNGTSYEIEWENEDDEDDEDEDDDEDNEDDDEDDDEDED; encoded by the coding sequence ATGAAAAAAGGCAATTTACGTTCTGCGTTAATGTTGACGCTTGTCTTTGCCCTCGTCTTTAGCATGGCAGCTCCACTAGCTGTCGACGCAAAAGATAACAAAGGAAAAGGCAAGGATCGTCAAACCTTAGACATTGAGTACAAGGACTCAGATGAAGCGCCTTGGGCTGGGGATTATATCAACAGCATGACAGCGAAAGATATTTTCACTGGTTATACTGACGGGACGTTCCAACCGAACAAGCCCGTGACACGTGCTGAAGCTGTAGTGACAGCCGTCCGCCTCATGGGACTTGAAGAGGAAGCCCAAGAGAAAGACACAGACGTGACGTTACAATTCAAAGACACGAAACAAATTGAGAAGCAAGCGCCATGGGCTAAGGGCTACCTACTAGTCGCACTAGAAAATGGCCTTTTTGATGCAGCAGAGGACAAGCTGCAACCGAACAAGCCAGCTTCTCGTGTTTGGGTGTCAAGCTTACTTGTTCGTGCTTTAGATCTAACAGATGAAGCACTAGACGTTATGACGGAAACACCTGAATTCACAGATACAGACGAGATCCCAGCAGGTTCTGTGGGTTATGTGAACGTGGCTGTAGATTATGACCTCGTCACAGGCTACACAGACAACACGTTCAAGCCGAACAAGCCGGTGACACGTGCTGAAATGGCGGCATTACTAGACCGTACAAACGAAAACCTACTTGAGCAAGAAGGGGCTGTGTTTGTCAGCGGTGAAGTAGAGAGCGTGAGCTTTGACGTATACGAAGAAGACAGTGTTACTGACGACGTTTACGATGGTGAACTGACAGTCAAATCCTTCAGTGGAGACACATTTACATTTGGTATCTCTTCTGAGCTTCTCGTTCAATATGGAGATAAGTTCGTTCATGCTGATCAAATAGCTGAAGGTGACGCGCTAAACCTTATCGCTAGAGATGGCGTTGTAGTCGAAGCGGCGATCATCGACACGACAAACGTGGACGAAGAGGCTTTAGACATCGTAGAATTCAAGGTTGAAGGTAAGTACGAGAACGGTTCTAAAGTAGAGTGGAAATACAAGCAGAAGCATGGGAAAGTAGAAGCCAAGATTGAAGAGAAATTAAATGATAGTAAAACAGAAATCAAGGGATCAGAAGCTCAAGCGCAGTTAGAATCCGTGCTTGGAGAACTTCAACTGAATGCAGAAGATACGAAGGAAGACCTGACGAACAAAATTGTTGAGGCTCTACCAGAAGGCGACCTTGAGAAGCTTGAAGTAAAGGTAAAATTCTCCAACGGTTCTAAGTTCAAGGTGGAATGGAAAGGCTCTGAAGATAGCCAAGAGGTTATCGAAGACAAGTTTGGTATCAGAGCTTTTGAAGTGAAGGCTGAATTTGAGAACGATGCAGAAGTTGAATGGGAATATGAATTAGAAGAAGACGAAGTCAAAGCAGAAATCAAAGCAGAGTCTTCTGATGGTAAGGTAGAAGTAAAAGGACAAGAAGCACAAGAACAACTAGAAAGTTTACTAGAAGAGCTTGACCTTTCCGCTGACATGACGAAGGAAGAGCTTCTAAACGCTGTGCTTGATATCCTACCATCTGATCGTGAACTTTATGAACTCGAAATCGAAGTGACATTCACGAACGGCACATCCTATGAAATCGAGTGGGAAAATGAAGACGACGAAGATGATGAAGATGAAGATGATGACGAAGACAACGAAGATGACGATGAAGATGACGACGAGGACGAGGACTAA
- a CDS encoding YveK family protein: MTEEQNKLHMEDEISLRELIEVVLNGKWIIASVTAIAVLLSGINSFFILDPTYEASATVMVTADTDNLNLESYVAHVSNNQVMSGTIQQLDHEQDISINSLRQKVRAEIVGDTNLIRIYALDNNPEQAAHIANVVTSEYIKYMYNQSTQQLTQQLKYEIQMINEDIEIEQNSLKDILEKLNKTPQILVTNNSLTEDSFLHSVVTENTSSNADSGSIQYQNEHLNPLYLDLQQKQLDIDIKITELQNRKNNLEQRIAEEQFAVEENLLITSQAVEPESPASPNKKLNVAIAGVLGVMISVFVVFGRYYWINSAPQVSPVQRDQNGEAIQ, from the coding sequence ATGACAGAGGAACAAAACAAATTACACATGGAAGATGAAATTAGCTTAAGAGAACTCATTGAAGTGGTTTTGAATGGCAAGTGGATCATCGCGAGTGTGACAGCAATTGCTGTATTGCTCAGTGGGATCAACAGCTTCTTTATCCTAGATCCTACGTATGAGGCCAGTGCAACGGTGATGGTCACTGCAGATACAGACAATCTCAATCTCGAATCGTATGTGGCACACGTAAGCAATAATCAGGTTATGAGTGGAACAATACAACAATTAGATCATGAACAAGATATTTCTATAAATAGCCTTCGTCAAAAAGTTCGAGCAGAAATAGTAGGAGATACCAATTTGATAAGAATTTACGCGCTGGATAACAATCCAGAGCAAGCGGCACACATAGCCAACGTTGTTACATCAGAGTATATCAAGTATATGTACAACCAATCGACACAACAGCTAACACAACAATTAAAGTATGAAATCCAAATGATTAATGAGGACATAGAAATTGAACAAAATAGCTTAAAGGACATCCTAGAGAAACTGAATAAGACACCACAAATTCTTGTTACCAACAACTCACTGACTGAAGACTCATTCCTACACTCTGTTGTTACTGAAAATACGAGTTCAAACGCTGATTCAGGAAGCATACAGTATCAGAATGAGCACCTTAATCCGTTGTACCTAGACCTGCAACAAAAACAATTAGACATCGATATAAAAATAACAGAACTACAAAATAGAAAGAATAATCTTGAACAGCGAATCGCTGAGGAACAATTCGCAGTAGAGGAAAACTTATTAATTACAAGCCAGGCGGTTGAACCCGAAAGTCCAGCAAGTCCAAATAAGAAGCTGAATGTTGCCATAGCAGGAGTCTTAGGCGTAATGATCAGTGTTTTTGTTGTATTTGGTCGGTATTACTGGATAAACTCAGCGCCTCAGGTATCTCCAGTACAGAGAGATCAAAATGGTGAGGCTATTCAATAA
- a CDS encoding S-layer homology domain-containing protein: protein MNVRKFVTAALALILVFGSASAYADANNGNGKGNAKGQEKAQQEETVTQDVYEEEGNEEEEGTDEEGTEGEDGFSDISDDHWAAGFINNVRAKELFTGYPDHTFRPNQPVTRVEVITTVVRLMELDDVAQEQDLDQELPFSDAKQFERHQSWAKGFVLTALEEGLLEGEDRIHGQRPASRAWVSQILVRALDLEEQAEEALTETPDFVDASAIPAGLSGYVNVAAENELITGYPDGTFKPNKNVTRAEMAALLDRASEDFEFNAFDVKGTIVEVDFEEADEEASEEETVTGDVYEEEGNEEESVTEEVYGTITVETVDGEEVTYDVAADLEVKAEDDEDVTASELEAGEIVGLVVKDGVIVRIDILDAEALEVEDDEDEEDAEESEEETEEDTEEDTEEDTEEEDEE from the coding sequence ATGAATGTACGTAAGTTCGTAACAGCCGCACTTGCTTTAATACTCGTATTTGGTTCAGCATCAGCGTATGCCGATGCAAACAATGGAAATGGTAAAGGAAACGCGAAAGGCCAAGAAAAAGCACAACAAGAAGAGACAGTGACACAAGACGTGTATGAAGAGGAAGGCAACGAAGAAGAGGAAGGCACAGATGAAGAAGGGACTGAAGGCGAAGACGGATTCAGCGACATCTCAGATGATCACTGGGCAGCAGGCTTCATCAATAACGTGAGAGCAAAAGAATTATTTACAGGTTACCCTGACCACACTTTCCGCCCGAACCAACCTGTCACTCGTGTAGAAGTGATCACAACCGTTGTTCGTCTTATGGAACTTGATGATGTGGCACAAGAGCAAGACCTTGATCAAGAACTTCCATTCTCTGACGCAAAACAATTCGAGAGACATCAATCTTGGGCTAAAGGCTTTGTATTAACAGCACTAGAAGAAGGACTACTTGAAGGTGAAGATCGTATTCACGGACAACGTCCAGCGTCTCGTGCATGGGTTTCTCAAATCCTAGTAAGAGCGTTAGACCTTGAAGAGCAAGCAGAAGAAGCTTTAACTGAAACACCAGATTTCGTTGATGCAAGTGCGATCCCAGCAGGACTTAGCGGTTATGTGAACGTTGCAGCTGAGAATGAGCTTATCACTGGTTATCCTGACGGCACTTTCAAACCAAACAAAAACGTGACACGCGCAGAAATGGCTGCACTTTTAGACCGTGCAAGCGAGGATTTTGAATTCAACGCTTTTGACGTAAAAGGAACGATCGTTGAAGTAGACTTCGAGGAAGCTGATGAAGAAGCATCTGAGGAAGAAACAGTAACTGGAGATGTTTATGAAGAAGAAGGCAACGAAGAAGAGTCTGTAACGGAAGAAGTTTACGGTACGATCACAGTTGAAACTGTAGACGGAGAAGAAGTGACTTACGACGTTGCAGCTGACCTAGAAGTAAAGGCTGAAGACGATGAAGACGTAACAGCAAGTGAGCTTGAAGCTGGAGAGATCGTAGGACTCGTTGTCAAAGACGGCGTTATCGTTAGAATCGATATCTTAGACGCAGAAGCACTTGAAGTTGAAGATGACGAAGACGAAGAAGATGCTGAAGAGTCTGAGGAAGAAACAGAAGAAGATACTGAAGAGGATACAGAAGAAGACACTGAGGAAGAAGACGAAGAGTAA